In a genomic window of Bradyrhizobium sp. LLZ17:
- a CDS encoding crotonase/enoyl-CoA hydratase family protein: MTQGNAETADAGASGLLRIERVDRVLTVGLNRPAKRNALNDGIILEIGECFASLPEEIGAVVIHGIGDHFSSGLDLSELQDHDATGGLLHSQMWHRVFDRIQYSRVPVIAALKGAVIGGGLELACSAHIRVAEPSTYFALPEGQRGIFVGGGGSVRLPRLIGVARMMDMMLTGRVYSATEGASYGFAQYVTEAGNGLSKALELATKVASNAPLTNFAVLQALPMIAEANPQTGLLMESLMATVAQSDKEAKRRIREFLEHKTAKVKPKS; this comes from the coding sequence ATGACGCAGGGAAACGCCGAGACCGCTGACGCGGGCGCCTCCGGGCTGTTGAGGATCGAGCGGGTGGACCGGGTCTTGACCGTGGGTCTGAACCGGCCGGCCAAGCGCAATGCGCTCAACGACGGCATCATCCTGGAAATCGGCGAGTGCTTTGCCTCCCTCCCCGAGGAAATCGGCGCGGTCGTCATCCACGGCATCGGCGATCATTTCTCCTCCGGCCTCGATTTGTCGGAGCTCCAGGACCATGATGCCACGGGCGGCCTCCTGCATTCGCAGATGTGGCACCGGGTGTTCGACCGCATCCAGTACAGCCGCGTGCCGGTGATCGCTGCGCTGAAAGGCGCCGTGATCGGCGGTGGGCTGGAGCTTGCCTGCTCCGCTCATATTCGCGTTGCCGAGCCTTCGACCTACTTTGCCTTGCCCGAGGGACAACGCGGCATCTTCGTCGGTGGCGGCGGCTCGGTACGGCTGCCGCGGCTGATCGGCGTCGCGCGGATGATGGACATGATGCTGACCGGGCGCGTCTATTCCGCGACCGAGGGCGCCTCGTACGGCTTTGCGCAATACGTCACGGAGGCCGGCAACGGCCTCAGCAAGGCGCTGGAGCTTGCGACCAAGGTCGCCTCCAACGCGCCACTGACGAATTTCGCCGTGCTCCAGGCACTGCCGATGATCGCAGAGGCCAATCCGCAGACGGGCCTCTTGATGGAATCGCTGATGGCGACGGTGGCGCAGAGCGACAAGGAAGCAAAGCGCAGGATCCGCGAGTTTCTCGAACACAAGACCGCCAAGGTAAAGCCGAAGTCATGA
- a CDS encoding DUF3237 domain-containing protein, with product MTAPTLETKYVFTVTAQIGEVVTAGETGIGVRRIIPIIGGEVKGAIIGKVLPLGADFQTVRPNELIDLEARYAFETDDGATVYVENKGIRFGPVDLLKKLKRGEAVDPKLIYFRTVPKFETGHEKYRWLMQHIFVASAARHADRVIIDVHQVM from the coding sequence ATGACCGCACCGACGCTTGAGACCAAATACGTCTTCACCGTCACCGCCCAGATCGGCGAGGTCGTCACCGCCGGCGAGACCGGCATCGGCGTTCGCCGGATCATTCCGATCATCGGCGGCGAGGTGAAAGGCGCGATCATCGGAAAAGTGCTGCCGTTGGGCGCCGATTTTCAGACCGTCCGCCCCAACGAGCTGATCGATCTCGAGGCGAGATACGCCTTCGAGACCGACGACGGCGCTACTGTCTATGTCGAGAACAAGGGCATCCGTTTCGGCCCGGTCGACCTGCTGAAGAAGCTGAAGCGCGGCGAAGCGGTGGACCCGAAGCTGATTTATTTCCGCACGGTGCCGAAGTTCGAGACGGGACATGAGAAGTATCGCTGGCTGATGCAGCACATCTTCGTTGCCTCCGCCGCCCGGCACGCGGATCGCGTGATAATCGACGTGCACCAGGTGATGTGA
- a CDS encoding TRAP transporter small permease, protein MKRVWMDRFIDAIEWIAAGFVGIVALDIFLSVLLRNTLNYSIPDSFDIGRMLLGILIFWGIAATSYRGTHITVDLVWGNVGPRYQRWIDVFATLVLLFVVTVQTWTLFDKVRGTYNDNVQTFDMHMPTWPFFAIAWIGDVSAVLLIAIRTYRLIFHPEEMLDPKLKATE, encoded by the coding sequence ATGAAGCGCGTCTGGATGGATCGCTTTATCGATGCGATCGAATGGATCGCGGCCGGCTTCGTCGGCATCGTCGCGCTCGACATCTTCCTGTCGGTGCTGCTGCGTAATACGCTGAACTATTCGATCCCCGACAGCTTCGACATCGGCCGCATGCTGCTCGGCATCCTCATTTTCTGGGGCATCGCCGCGACCTCGTATCGCGGTACGCACATCACGGTCGACCTGGTCTGGGGCAATGTCGGGCCGCGCTATCAGCGCTGGATCGACGTGTTCGCGACCCTGGTGCTGCTGTTCGTCGTGACCGTGCAGACCTGGACCTTGTTCGACAAGGTGCGCGGCACCTACAACGACAACGTCCAGACCTTCGACATGCACATGCCGACATGGCCGTTCTTCGCGATCGCCTGGATCGGCGACGTCTCCGCGGTGCTGCTGATCGCGATCCGCACTTACCGGCTGATCTTCCATCCCGAAGAGATGCTCGACCCCAAGCTGAAGGCGACGGAGTAA
- a CDS encoding TRAP transporter substrate-binding protein, with the protein MRKACLALLLAASVNPAFAQDKTVDLKVSHWVPASHPLQKSLEDWVAAVNKDSGGTITGKVFPAQQLGKAFDHYDMARDGIADVTYVNPGYQPGRFPIIGAGELPFLISDAKGGSMGLDAWYRKYAEKQMKDVKYCLAFVHSPSSFHSRTKKIVMPEDVKGLKIRPAHATMANFVTALGGTNVQSSAPEVRDIIERGVADAVTFPWGSLVLFGIDKVTKYDMDAPLYTTTFVFVINKDKYNAMSDKQKAAIDKNCTTEMAGVVGEHWGKFEDAGIDKVKAEEGHEVYKLTPEQTAAWKKAAEPLVKTWSDGARKAGADPDAALADLKASLKKYNALAE; encoded by the coding sequence ATGAGGAAAGCCTGTCTGGCTTTGCTGCTGGCAGCAAGCGTGAACCCTGCGTTCGCGCAGGACAAGACCGTCGACCTGAAGGTCTCGCACTGGGTGCCGGCGTCGCATCCGCTGCAAAAGTCTCTGGAAGACTGGGTGGCCGCGGTGAACAAGGATTCGGGCGGCACCATCACGGGCAAGGTGTTTCCGGCCCAGCAGCTCGGCAAGGCGTTCGACCATTACGACATGGCGCGCGACGGCATCGCCGACGTCACCTACGTCAATCCCGGCTACCAGCCCGGCCGCTTCCCGATCATCGGCGCCGGCGAATTGCCGTTCCTGATCTCCGACGCCAAGGGCGGCTCGATGGGACTGGACGCCTGGTATCGCAAATATGCCGAGAAGCAGATGAAGGACGTCAAATATTGTCTCGCCTTCGTCCACTCCCCCTCCTCCTTTCACTCCCGCACCAAGAAGATCGTGATGCCGGAAGACGTGAAGGGCCTGAAGATACGTCCCGCGCACGCCACCATGGCCAATTTCGTCACCGCCCTCGGCGGCACCAATGTGCAGTCCTCGGCGCCCGAAGTGCGCGACATCATCGAGCGCGGCGTTGCCGACGCCGTCACCTTCCCCTGGGGCTCACTGGTGCTGTTCGGCATCGACAAGGTGACGAAGTACGACATGGACGCGCCGCTCTACACCACGACTTTCGTGTTCGTGATCAACAAGGACAAGTACAATGCGATGTCCGACAAGCAAAAGGCCGCGATCGACAAGAACTGCACGACCGAGATGGCCGGTGTTGTCGGCGAGCATTGGGGCAAGTTCGAGGATGCCGGCATCGACAAGGTGAAGGCGGAAGAAGGCCATGAGGTCTACAAGCTGACGCCGGAGCAAACCGCCGCTTGGAAGAAAGCCGCCGAGCCGCTGGTCAAGACCTGGTCCGACGGCGCCAGGAAGGCCGGCGCCGATCCGGACGCGGCGCTGGCCGATCTGAAGGCGTCGCTGAAGAAGTACAACGCGCTGGCGGAGTGA
- the pobA gene encoding 4-hydroxybenzoate 3-monooxygenase, translating to MRTKVAIIGAGPAGLLLGQLLHASGIDNFILERQSPDYVLGRIRAGLLEEGTVALLDQVGAGRRAHAEGLLHEGIELAFSGRRHRIDMKAATGKTVMIYGQTEVTFDLMNARQAAGLTTIYEAKDVQPHDFDGGHPRVTWVKDGVTHEIECDFIAGCDGFHGVSRASVPASAIEEFERIYPFGWLGILSDTPPVSHELIYSNHARGFALCTMRSTKRSRHYVQCSLDDRVDQWPDERFWDELKRRLDQEAADNLVTGPSIEKSIAPLRSFVAEPMRFGKMFLCGDAAHIVPPTGAKGLNLAASDAHYLASALREFYDERSNAGIDGYSAKALARVWKAVRFSWWMTSMLHKFPDTGTIGARIQLAELDYVTQSQAAMTSLSENYVGLPF from the coding sequence TTGCGGACAAAAGTCGCAATCATCGGAGCCGGGCCGGCAGGATTGTTGCTCGGGCAGCTGCTGCATGCCTCCGGCATCGATAACTTCATTCTTGAGCGGCAAAGCCCGGATTACGTGCTCGGGCGCATCCGCGCCGGCCTTCTCGAGGAAGGAACCGTCGCATTGCTCGATCAAGTGGGCGCAGGTCGACGCGCGCATGCCGAAGGCCTCCTTCACGAGGGTATCGAGCTCGCCTTTTCCGGCCGTCGTCATCGCATCGACATGAAAGCCGCGACCGGCAAGACGGTCATGATCTATGGCCAGACCGAGGTCACGTTCGATCTCATGAATGCACGCCAGGCGGCCGGCCTCACGACGATCTACGAAGCGAAAGATGTGCAGCCGCACGATTTCGACGGCGGTCACCCACGCGTAACCTGGGTCAAGGACGGCGTCACTCACGAGATCGAGTGCGACTTCATCGCCGGCTGCGACGGTTTTCATGGCGTCAGCCGCGCCAGCGTTCCGGCATCGGCGATCGAGGAATTCGAACGGATCTATCCGTTCGGCTGGCTCGGCATCTTGTCCGATACGCCGCCGGTCAGCCATGAGCTGATCTATTCCAACCACGCCCGCGGCTTTGCGCTCTGCACCATGCGCTCGACCAAGCGCAGCCGGCATTACGTGCAGTGCTCGCTCGACGATCGTGTCGATCAGTGGCCAGATGAGCGCTTCTGGGACGAATTGAAGCGCCGGCTCGACCAGGAGGCGGCCGACAATCTCGTCACCGGGCCCTCGATCGAGAAGAGCATCGCACCCTTGCGCAGCTTCGTCGCCGAGCCGATGCGCTTCGGCAAGATGTTCTTGTGCGGCGATGCCGCCCACATCGTGCCGCCGACCGGTGCCAAGGGCCTGAACCTAGCGGCGAGCGATGCGCATTATCTCGCGAGCGCTCTTCGCGAATTCTACGACGAGAGGTCGAACGCCGGCATCGATGGCTATTCGGCGAAGGCGCTGGCGCGGGTCTGGAAGGCGGTGCGCTTCTCCTGGTGGATGACCTCGATGCTGCACAAATTCCCCGACACCGGCACTATCGGCGCCCGCATCCAGCTCGCCGAGCTCGACTACGTCACGCAGTCGCAGGCGGCGATGACGTCGCTGTCGGAGAATTATGTCGGGCTGCCGTTTTGA
- a CDS encoding PaaI family thioesterase, with translation MTSTDIPAGFEPHFRKAPLTDPWEPLYSKKTDKAVSIGLRLAKPHTNARGLIHGGLIAALADAAMGYSCAQATGWTTSLVTISLSVDYVGAAEIGQWLAVEGEAIKTGSTICFAQCLVRADDTLIARASGTFRVVPKKG, from the coding sequence ATGACCAGCACCGACATCCCCGCTGGCTTCGAGCCACATTTCCGCAAGGCTCCTCTCACCGATCCCTGGGAGCCGCTCTATTCGAAGAAGACCGACAAGGCGGTGAGCATCGGTCTGCGCCTGGCCAAACCGCACACCAATGCGCGCGGGTTGATCCATGGCGGCCTGATCGCGGCGCTGGCCGACGCCGCCATGGGCTACAGCTGCGCACAGGCGACGGGCTGGACCACGTCGTTGGTGACGATCTCGCTGTCCGTCGACTATGTCGGAGCTGCCGAGATCGGCCAATGGCTCGCGGTCGAAGGCGAGGCCATCAAGACCGGCAGCACGATTTGCTTCGCGCAGTGCCTGGTCAGGGCCGACGACACCCTGATCGCGCGGGCCAGCGGCACGTTCCGGGTGGTGCCGAAGAAAGGATAG
- a CDS encoding LysR family transcriptional regulator — protein MDRLEAMHVFVTVADLRGFAPAARKLRLSPSVVTRLIAALEEHLGARLLQRTTRQVTLTDVGTRYLERARRILADVEDADGSARAERNRPSGRLVVSAPVGFGRLHVGPVMTAYLKRYPEVACELRLSDHLVNLVEDAVDAAVRIGHLADSSLVARQVGEMRRIVVAAPRYLKRHGEPKTPEALLEHQTILFGPSTAWRFLRDGRDIEIAPTPRFISNSADAALQYAEAGGGVTRVLAYQAAEGLRRGRLKIVLAKYEQPALPIHIVYPTSRLLSAKVRAFIDLVVETADWRFG, from the coding sequence ATGGACCGCCTTGAAGCCATGCATGTCTTCGTGACCGTCGCCGATCTGCGCGGCTTTGCGCCTGCGGCACGCAAGCTGCGGCTGTCGCCTTCGGTAGTGACGCGGCTGATCGCAGCGCTGGAGGAGCATCTCGGCGCGCGGCTATTGCAGCGGACCACGCGGCAGGTGACCCTGACCGACGTCGGCACGCGCTATCTGGAACGCGCCCGGCGCATCCTTGCCGATGTCGAGGATGCCGACGGCTCGGCCCGCGCTGAACGCAATCGGCCGAGCGGGCGGCTGGTGGTGTCGGCGCCGGTCGGCTTCGGCCGGCTCCATGTCGGACCTGTCATGACCGCCTATCTCAAGCGCTACCCGGAGGTCGCCTGCGAATTGCGGCTGTCGGACCACCTCGTCAACCTGGTGGAAGATGCCGTCGACGCCGCGGTGCGGATCGGCCATCTCGCCGATTCCTCGCTGGTGGCGCGCCAGGTCGGCGAGATGCGGCGGATCGTGGTGGCCGCGCCCCGCTATCTCAAGCGCCACGGCGAGCCGAAGACGCCGGAGGCGCTCCTGGAGCACCAGACCATCCTGTTCGGGCCTTCGACCGCGTGGCGCTTCCTGCGCGACGGCCGCGACATCGAGATCGCGCCGACTCCGCGCTTCATCAGCAACAGTGCCGACGCCGCCCTGCAATATGCCGAGGCCGGCGGCGGCGTGACGCGGGTGCTGGCCTATCAGGCCGCCGAAGGCTTGAGGCGCGGACGCCTGAAAATCGTGCTGGCGAAATACGAGCAGCCGGCGCTGCCGATCCACATCGTCTACCCGACCTCGCGCCTGCTCTCGGCCAAGGTGCGCGCGTTCATCGATCTCGTGGTCGAGACGGCGGACTGGCGGTTTGGGTGA
- a CDS encoding pyridoxamine 5'-phosphate oxidase family protein, with protein sequence MTIAARIYASDVAFTPAVKEIQTRKGSREAYARAEQHGWRTEIDEKLAGFLADANSFCFATASADGQPYIQHRGGPKGFLKVLDKQTLAFADYAGNQQFISQGNVSENPKAYIFIMDYAHRRRVKIWGEARVVEHDDALMQSLMPKGYRARPEQVIVFKIAAWDTNCPQHIPQKFDAADVAAALAARDQRIAELEAELAALKGRTSGEAS encoded by the coding sequence ATGACAATTGCAGCCCGTATCTATGCCAGCGACGTGGCCTTCACGCCCGCGGTGAAGGAGATACAGACCCGCAAGGGCTCGCGCGAGGCCTATGCCCGTGCCGAGCAGCACGGCTGGCGCACCGAAATCGACGAGAAATTGGCTGGGTTCCTGGCCGATGCCAACAGCTTCTGTTTCGCCACGGCCTCGGCGGACGGCCAACCCTACATCCAGCACCGCGGCGGCCCGAAGGGTTTCCTCAAGGTGCTCGACAAGCAGACGCTCGCCTTTGCGGACTATGCCGGCAACCAGCAATTCATCAGCCAGGGCAATGTCTCCGAAAATCCCAAGGCCTACATCTTCATCATGGATTACGCCCATCGCCGCCGGGTGAAGATCTGGGGTGAAGCGCGGGTGGTCGAGCACGACGACGCATTGATGCAGTCCCTGATGCCGAAGGGCTATCGCGCGCGGCCCGAGCAGGTGATCGTGTTCAAGATCGCTGCATGGGACACCAACTGCCCGCAGCACATTCCGCAGAAATTCGACGCCGCCGATGTCGCGGCGGCGCTGGCGGCACGGGATCAGCGCATTGCGGAACTGGAAGCGGAGCTGGCGGCGTTGAAGGGACGGACGAGCGGCGAAGCCAGCTAA
- a CDS encoding AbrB family transcriptional regulator, with amino-acid sequence MKQITASLPFELPSRAKLLRTVETLAIGAAGGLAFVAAGLPGGLISGSMIAVGIAAIAGRQLALPPLLTQTVLVLLGISLGSVVSRHLIQQVSAYPLTIGLLALATFCSTFGSSYYLQRVHGWDRTSAFLAGSPGALSQITILAVERGADLPGIAVVQTMRVIILTAALPMVLAIAGVAPSVAPSLTTVIASPLELLELVAASLAASLLLRLIKFPASWMFGAMIGSSVLHGAGWVEGGLPNWVRGVALVGIGALIGSRFARMRIKTLAGHINAALGSFTVAIAVSAIFVGIVALTTQVKFSDVVVAFAPGAMDAMLALALTLHIDPIFVGAHHLSRFVFVTIATPGIVHLFGRTQDDVDD; translated from the coding sequence GTGAAGCAAATCACCGCCTCCCTGCCATTCGAATTGCCGAGCCGTGCCAAGCTGTTGCGCACCGTGGAGACGCTTGCCATCGGCGCCGCCGGCGGCCTGGCGTTCGTGGCGGCCGGCCTGCCGGGCGGCTTGATCTCTGGATCGATGATCGCGGTCGGCATAGCCGCGATCGCCGGACGCCAGCTCGCGCTGCCGCCGCTCCTGACCCAGACCGTACTGGTGCTGCTCGGCATTTCGCTGGGCTCCGTCGTCTCGCGGCATCTGATCCAGCAGGTCAGCGCCTATCCGCTGACCATCGGATTATTGGCACTCGCGACGTTCTGCTCGACCTTCGGCTCGAGCTATTACCTCCAGCGCGTCCACGGCTGGGACCGCACCTCGGCCTTTCTCGCCGGCAGTCCCGGGGCGCTGTCCCAGATCACGATTTTGGCGGTTGAGCGTGGCGCCGACCTGCCGGGCATCGCGGTGGTGCAGACCATGCGCGTGATCATCCTCACCGCGGCGCTGCCGATGGTGCTGGCGATCGCAGGGGTGGCGCCGTCCGTCGCGCCGTCGCTGACGACCGTGATCGCCTCGCCGCTCGAGCTTTTGGAGCTGGTCGCCGCCTCGCTGGCGGCATCGCTGCTGCTAAGGTTGATCAAATTTCCGGCGAGCTGGATGTTCGGCGCGATGATCGGCTCCAGCGTGCTGCACGGCGCAGGCTGGGTCGAAGGCGGCCTGCCGAACTGGGTGCGCGGCGTCGCGCTGGTCGGTATCGGTGCGCTGATCGGCAGCCGTTTTGCCCGGATGCGGATCAAGACGCTGGCCGGCCATATCAACGCAGCACTGGGCTCGTTTACCGTGGCGATCGCCGTCTCCGCCATTTTCGTCGGCATCGTGGCACTCACCACACAGGTGAAGTTCTCCGACGTCGTCGTCGCCTTCGCGCCGGGCGCGATGGACGCCATGCTGGCGCTGGCGCTGACGCTGCACATCGACCCCATCTTCGTCGGCGCCCATCACCTCTCGCGATTCGTGTTCGTCACGATCGCGACGCCCGGCATCGTGCACCTGTTCGGCCGCACGCAGGACGACGTTGACGATTAG
- a CDS encoding PsiF family protein, translating to MTLASRLAVVAIASLFATGTAFAQTAAPAAKADAKTTTAAPMDKKAPKEHSAESLECSKQADAKGLHGKERKKFRSECMKEAKAGTTAAPAADKK from the coding sequence ATGACCCTCGCCTCCCGCCTCGCCGTCGTCGCGATTGCCTCCCTGTTCGCAACCGGCACCGCTTTTGCCCAGACCGCCGCGCCGGCTGCCAAGGCCGACGCCAAGACCACAACTGCCGCCCCCATGGACAAGAAGGCGCCGAAGGAGCACTCGGCCGAGTCGCTGGAATGCTCCAAGCAGGCCGACGCCAAGGGCCTGCACGGCAAGGAGCGCAAGAAATTCCGCTCCGAATGCATGAAGGAAGCCAAGGCCGGGACCACTGCTGCGCCCGCGGCCGACAAGAAGTAA
- a CDS encoding CidA/LrgA family protein, with translation MLASLSLVLLCQLIGEAVARGLGLPLPGPVLGLLLLLILLLARDRFSLLARGPLRNDAVETASKGLLAHLSLLFVPAGVGVVQKLDLLASHGIAIILVLALSVVVTLLATVLTFRLVSRLLRQQDAR, from the coding sequence ATGCTTGCGAGTCTCAGTCTCGTCCTGCTCTGCCAATTGATTGGCGAGGCCGTCGCCCGCGGTCTCGGCCTGCCGCTGCCGGGACCTGTCCTCGGCCTGCTCTTGCTCCTGATCTTGCTGCTCGCCCGCGACCGGTTTTCGCTGCTCGCGCGCGGACCGCTGCGAAACGATGCGGTGGAGACCGCTAGCAAGGGCCTGCTGGCCCACCTGTCGCTCCTGTTCGTGCCCGCCGGGGTCGGCGTGGTGCAGAAGCTCGATCTGCTCGCATCCCACGGCATCGCGATCATCCTGGTGCTCGCGCTCTCGGTGGTCGTCACGCTGCTTGCGACGGTGCTGACGTTTCGCCTGGTCAGTCGCCTGCTGCGGCAGCAGGACGCGCGATGA
- a CDS encoding LrgB family protein: MTDNPFSLWVYLSQSPLLWLTVTLLVYATTDAVSLATQRHPLANPVLHAMWIIGAFLLATGTSYTTYFAGAQFVHFLLGPATVALAVPLYENRRRVVSSIVPMLVALVAGSATAVVSVVLLAELAGLPREVVLSLAPKSVTAGVAMGISESLHADPSLTAVSVILTGIMGAIIVTPLMNCTGITDFRARGFSAGLAAHGIGTARAFQVDEIAGVFSGIAMSLNALVTSFLVPIAVTLLVR, from the coding sequence ATGACGGACAATCCGTTCTCGCTCTGGGTCTATCTTTCGCAATCGCCGCTGCTCTGGCTGACGGTGACGCTCCTGGTCTATGCGACCACGGACGCGGTGTCGCTGGCGACGCAGCGGCATCCGCTCGCCAATCCGGTGCTGCATGCAATGTGGATCATCGGCGCGTTCCTGCTCGCGACCGGGACGTCCTACACCACCTATTTCGCCGGCGCGCAGTTCGTGCACTTCCTGCTCGGGCCCGCCACCGTGGCGCTTGCCGTGCCGCTCTATGAGAACCGCAGGCGCGTCGTCTCCTCCATCGTGCCGATGCTGGTGGCGCTGGTCGCGGGCTCCGCCACGGCGGTGGTGTCGGTCGTGCTGCTGGCTGAACTCGCCGGGCTGCCGCGCGAGGTGGTGCTGTCGCTTGCGCCGAAATCGGTCACGGCCGGGGTCGCCATGGGCATCAGCGAATCCCTGCACGCCGATCCCTCGCTGACTGCGGTCTCGGTCATCCTCACCGGCATCATGGGAGCAATCATCGTGACGCCGCTGATGAACTGCACCGGCATCACCGATTTCCGCGCCCGCGGCTTTTCCGCCGGCCTTGCCGCCCACGGCATCGGCACGGCCCGCGCCTTCCAGGTCGACGAGATCGCCGGCGTATTCTCCGGCATCGCCATGAGCCTGAACGCCTTGGTCACCTCGTTCCTGGTGCCGATTGCGGTGACGCTGCTGGTGCGATGA
- a CDS encoding DsbA family protein, which yields MTGFRNRGFGPTRRAALTLIGAGALGAGGMSFARAATEDDNVLTETRVLRDPDVPVAGNPAGNISIVEWSDYNCPYCRKLEPELRQVIQDDGKVRLVIKDWPILGPVSVTAARIALAAKFQDKYHQAHDAMMAVSSRLTEPRINELLAAAGVDMDRLKNDLNARAKDIDAVLKRNNEQAEAFGFRGTPSFIVGKYRVPGVLSMAEFEQVIADARKAKMN from the coding sequence ATGACTGGATTCAGGAATAGAGGTTTTGGCCCGACGCGGCGCGCGGCGCTGACCCTGATTGGGGCCGGCGCACTGGGGGCCGGTGGGATGTCCTTCGCGCGCGCGGCCACCGAGGATGACAACGTCCTGACCGAAACCAGGGTGCTGCGCGATCCCGACGTTCCCGTCGCGGGCAACCCCGCCGGCAATATCAGTATCGTCGAATGGTCCGACTACAACTGCCCGTATTGCCGCAAGCTCGAGCCCGAGCTGCGCCAGGTCATCCAGGACGACGGCAAGGTGCGGCTGGTGATAAAGGACTGGCCGATCCTCGGTCCGGTGTCGGTCACGGCGGCGCGGATCGCGCTCGCGGCAAAATTCCAGGACAAGTACCATCAGGCCCATGATGCCATGATGGCCGTGAGCTCGCGCTTGACCGAGCCGCGCATTAACGAGCTGCTTGCGGCCGCGGGCGTCGACATGGACCGCCTCAAGAATGATCTCAACGCGCGCGCCAAGGACATCGATGCCGTCCTCAAGCGCAACAACGAGCAGGCCGAAGCCTTCGGCTTCCGCGGCACCCCGTCCTTCATCGTTGGCAAGTATCGCGTGCCCGGCGTGCTCAGCATGGCCGAATTCGAGCAAGTCATCGCCGACGCCCGCAAGGCCAAGATGAACTGA
- a CDS encoding nucleotidyl transferase AbiEii/AbiGii toxin family protein has product MQRRLEPKLSILPAAQREIWPCLAPSADLQFVLYGGTAVALRLGHRESLDFDFFCSAPLDKDEVRAQFGFVKGAAILQDAPNTLVVSARMPSGPVKVSFFGRIGFGRVDDPMQTADGTMFVASLEDLLATKLKATLDRAEAKDYRDIAEMISAGGSLPRGLAAFKGMFGGEPAQVLRALGFFEDGDLRSLSAIDRQILRQARDRVSALPDVALKQGLL; this is encoded by the coding sequence ATGCAGCGACGCCTTGAGCCAAAACTCTCGATCCTGCCTGCCGCTCAGCGCGAAATCTGGCCGTGCCTCGCTCCCTCGGCCGACCTGCAATTTGTCCTGTACGGCGGAACAGCCGTCGCGCTTCGACTTGGACATCGAGAGTCGCTCGATTTCGACTTCTTTTGCTCCGCTCCGCTGGATAAGGACGAAGTCCGAGCGCAATTCGGCTTCGTCAAAGGCGCTGCGATCCTTCAAGATGCACCGAATACGTTGGTCGTTTCGGCCAGGATGCCGTCAGGCCCGGTGAAGGTTTCTTTCTTTGGACGCATTGGGTTTGGTCGTGTCGATGACCCGATGCAGACTGCCGATGGAACGATGTTCGTAGCGTCGCTCGAAGATTTGCTGGCAACCAAGCTCAAGGCAACGCTCGACCGTGCCGAGGCCAAGGACTATCGCGATATCGCCGAGATGATCTCCGCCGGTGGCTCGTTGCCACGGGGGCTGGCGGCGTTTAAAGGAATGTTCGGTGGGGAGCCTGCGCAGGTGCTGCGTGCGCTCGGCTTCTTCGAGGATGGCGATCTTCGCAGTCTCAGCGCGATCGATCGTCAGATCCTGCGGCAGGCCCGAGATCGCGTGAGCGCGTTGCCTGATGTGGCTCTCAAGCAGGGCCTGTTATGA